From one Lotus japonicus ecotype B-129 chromosome 3, LjGifu_v1.2 genomic stretch:
- the LOC130744735 gene encoding homeobox-leucine zipper protein PROTODERMAL FACTOR 2-like produces the protein MLNFEIQQVEHNMSSSWEAPLTSSQGENIRNRGGDQQSAVATLQNVVEAPPASSEGAQVQDSNQGTMRKGYKRHSHLQKKEMESFFKECPYPNEKQRSELGNLIGLNSSQIKFWFQNKHVQMKAMKERHKSTLLIAENEKLRAENLKYKEALSKAKCHGCGGSCSVGEMYFTEKYLRFENSQLKKEIENMATKIAEKLAETSFSNLPPLPLTLGPSRSLDVVNYVPQPSMAMQVHGGSDSQRSIIVTHFTESERAYIVELAISAMEEFTKMAHDGGTLWIPGIHADILNKQEYVRHFNVRLGPRPLGFRSEASRESMTVIMNPNNLIEILMDVNQWSTMFSNIVSRASIIEILSIGGARNYDGALQAMSAEFKVLSHLVPTRDSYFIRYCKHHPDGAWVVVDISLDNIRPGATTRCKRRPSGCMIQELPNGFSKVTWIEHVEVEDIEVHNIFKHLVNSGCAFGAKRWIATLDRQCERLAYTMAINKQPRDNGDIGITPEGRKGLMKLAAKVMQSYCNYVGASPPHGWTVQKTPPACVGDVRIMTRNYIVESGALIGLVISAATSFSLPVPSKRLFDFLRNEKSRNQWDFFTQEAQVHELAHIANGRDPGNYVSLLCANSANANESSKIIVQENCTDYTGSYVVYAPIKFDTMNLILSGSNPDYGTLLSSGFAILPNGPGLSGEPMTNVASRGCLCTISYQTWVEATLTPLPPDVVSSFCNLMNYTVEKIQAAMMSINI, from the exons ATGTTGAACTTTGAAATTCAACAAGTCGAGCACAACATGTCATCATCCTGGGAAGCACCACTGACTTCATCACAAGGTGAAAACATAAGGAACAGAGGTGGTGATCAACAATCAGCAGTTGCGACTCTTCAGAATGTGGTAGAAGCTCCTCCTGCTTCCAGTGAAGGCGCCCAAGTTCAAGATTCCAACCAAGGAACCATGAGAAAGGGCTATAAACGCCACTCTCATCTCCAGAAAAAAGAAATGGAAAG CTTCTTCAAGGAATGCCCTTACCCTAATGAGAAGCAAAGGAGTGAGCTTGGAAATTTGATCGGGCTGAATTCTTCCCAAATCAAGTTTTGGTTCCAAAACAAGCACGTCCAAATGAAG GCTATGAAGGAACGTCATAAGAGTACTCTTTTGATTGCTGAGAATGAAAAGCTTCGTGCTGAGAATTTGAAGTACAAGGAGGCACTGAGTAAGGCTAAGTGCCATGGTTGTGGAGGCTCATGTTCTGTTGGTGAAATGTACTTTACAGAGAAATATTTGAGGTTCGAGAATTCTCAATTGAAAAAAGAG ATTGAGAATATGGCAACAAAAATTGCTGAAAAACTTGCAGAGACTTCcttttctaacctgccaccacTACCTCTCACTCTAGGGCCTTCACGCTCGCTTGATGTTGTTAACTATGTTCCACAGCCAAGCATGGCAATGCAAGTGCATGGTGGCAGTGATTCTCAAAGGTCAATTATCGTAACTCATTTTACTGAATCTGAGAGAGCCTATATTGTGGAGCTTGCGATTTCCGCAATGGAGGAATTTACAAAGATGGCTCATGATGGAGGAACTTTATGGATCCCTGGAATCCATGCTGATATTCTAAATAAACAAGAATATGTTAGGCATTTCAATGTAAGACTAGGTCCAAGACCCTTGGGGTTTAGATCTGAAGCTTCAAGGGAATCCATGACTGTTATCATGAATCCTAATAACCTCATTGAAATCCTTATGGACGTG AACCAATGGTCAACTATGTTTTCCAACATTGTTTCAAGAGCAAGTATAATTGAAATTCTGTCAATTGGAGGGGCAAGAAACTATGATGGAGCCTTACAAGCG ATGTCAGCAGAGTTCAAGGTGTTGTCACATCTTGTTCCCACTCGTGACAGCTATTTCATAAGATATTGTAAGCATCACCCAGATGGGGCTTGGGTGGTGGTTGATATTTCCTTGGACAATATACGACCCGGTGCTACTACAAGATGCAAAAGACGACCCTCTGGTTGTATGATTCAAGAATTGCCAAATGGTTTCTCAAAG GTTACATGGATTGAACATGTAGAAGTTGAAGACATAGAGGTGCACAATATCTTCAAACATCTAGTTAATTCGGGTTGTGCCTTTGGAGCTAAGCGATGGATAGCAACTTTAGACAGACAATGTGAACGTCTCGCTTACACAATGGCAATAAACAAACAACCAAGGGACAATGGTG ATATAGGGATAACTCCTGAAGGAAGAAAAGGCTTGATGAAGTTGGCAGCGAAAGTTATGCAGAGCTATTGCAACTATGTTGGTGCTTCCCCACCACATGGTTGGACAGTACAGAAAACACCACCAGCTTGTGTTGGTGATGTGAGGATCATGACCAGAAACTATATTGTTGAATCTGGTGCACTTATCGGACTTGTTATTAGTGCTGCAACTTCTTTCTCACTTCCAGTTCCTTCCAAGAGGCTCTTTGATTTTCTTCGAAATGAGAAATCAAGAAACCAG TGGGACTTTTTCACACAAGAGGCTCAGGTTCATGAACTGGCACACATAGCAAATGGTCGTGATCCTGGAAACTATGTCTCTTTACTTTGTGCCAAT AGTGCAAATGCCAACGAAAGCAGCAAGATCATAGTTCAAGAGAACTGCACTGACTATACAGGCTCATATGTGGTTTATGCTCCTATTAAATTTGATACCATGAATTTAATCTTGAGTGGGTCTAATCCAGATTATGGTACCCTTCTGTCCTCGGGCTTTGCCATTCTTCCTAATGGGCCTGGGCTGAGTGGCGAGCCCATGACTAATGTTGCATCTAGAGGATGTCTTTGTACAATTTCATATCAGACATGGGTTGAAGCAACTCTAACACCACTTCCTCCTGACGTAGTGTCCTCTTTCTGCAATTTGATGAACTACACAGTTGAAAAAATTCAAGCAGCAATGATGAGTATCAACATTTGA
- the LOC130745951 gene encoding elongation factor 2-like, producing MVKFTAEELRRIMDLKHNIRNMSVIAHVDHGKSTLTDSLVAAAGIIAQEVAGDVRMTDTRADEAERGITIKSTGISLYYEMTDEALQSFKGERSGNEYLINLIDSPGHVDFSSEVTAALRITDGALVVVDCVEGVCVQTETVLRQALGERIRPVLTVNKMDRCFLELQVDGEEAYQTFSRVIENANVIMATYEDPLLGDCMVYPEKGTVAFSAGLHGWAFTLTNFAKMYASKFGVDESKMMERLWGENFFDPATKKWTSKNTGSPTCKRGFVQFCYEPIKQIINTCMNDQKDKLWPMLQKLGVTMKSEEKDLMGKPLMKRVMQTWLPAATALLEMMIFHLPSPSTAQKYRVENLYEGPLDDQYAAAIRNCDPEGPLMLYVSKMIPASDKGRFFAFGRVFSGKISTGLKVRIMGPNYVPGEKKDLYTKSVQRTVIWMGKKQETVEDVPCGNTVALVGLDQFITKNATLTNEKEVDAHPIRAMKFSVSPVVRVAVQCKFASDLPKLVEGLKRLAKSDPMVVCTIEESGEHIVAGAGELHLEICLKDLQDDFMGGAEITKSDPVVSFRETVLDRSCRTVMSKSPNKHNRLYMEARPLEDGLAEAIDDGKIGPRDDPKVRSKILSEEYGWDKDLAKKIWCFGPETLGPNMVVDMCKGVQYLNEIKDSVVAGFQWASKEGALAEENMRAICFEVCDVVLHADAIHRGGGQIIPTARRVFYASQLTAKPRLLEPVYLVEIQAPEQALGGIYSVLNQKRGHVFEEMQRPGTPLYNIKAYLPVVESFGFSSTLRAATSGQAFPQCVFDHWDMMSSDPLEPGSGAAQLVADIRRRKGLKEQMTPLSEFEDKL from the exons ATG GTGAAGTTCACCGCCGAGGAGCTTCGCCGTATTATGGACCTTAAGCACAACATTCGTAACATGTCTGTCATTGCTCATGTTGATCATG GGAAATCAACTCTCACTGATTCTCTTGTAGCTGCTGCTGGCATTATTGCACAAGAAGTAGCGGGTGATGTCCGTATGACTGATACCCGTGCAGATGAAGCTGAGCGTGGTATTACAATTAAGTCCACTGGTATCTCACTCTACTATGAAATGACTGATGAGGCTCTCCAGAGTTTTAAGGGGGAGAGATCGGGCAATGAGTATCTCATTAATCTCATTGACTCACCTGGGCATGTGGACTTTTCATCTGAGGTTACTGCTGCACTTCGAATTACGGATGGAGCGCTGGTTGTGGTGGACTGTGTCGAAGGTGTCTGTGTCCAAACTGAAACTGTGCTTCGACAGGCCTTGGGAGAAAGGATTAGACCTGTTCTGACAGTCAATAAGATGGACAGGTGCTTCCTTGAATTGCAGGTGGATGGAGAGGAGGCATATCAGACTTTTAGCCGTGTTATTGAGAATGCTAATGTGATCATGGCTACATATGAAGACCCACTGCTTGGTGATTGTATGGTCTATCCAGAGAAAGGAACAGTTGCTTTCTCTGCTGGTCTGCATGGCTGGGCTTTTACTCTGACAAACTTTGCAAAAATGTATGCCTCAAAATTTGGTGTTGACGAGTCAAAGATGATGGAAAGGCTCTGGGGTGAGAATTTTTTTGATCCAGCCACAAAGAAATGGACCAGCAAGAATACTGGTTCACCTACCTGCAAGCGAGGGTTCGTTCAGTTCTGCTATGAGCCTATCAAGCAGATTATTAACACTTGTATGAATGATCAGAAGGATAAGCTCTGGCCTATGCTGCAAAAGCTAGGGGTCACCATGAAATCTGAAGAGAAGGACTTGATGGGTAAACCATTGATGAAACGTGTCATGCAGACATGGCTCCCAGCAGCTACTGCACTCTTGGAAATGATGATCTTTCATCTTCCATCTCCATCAACGGCCCAAAAGTATCGTGTTGAGAATTTGTACGAGGGTCCCCTTGATGATCAATATGCAGCTGCTATCAGAAACTGTGATCCTGAGGGACCTCTGATGCTTTATGTCTCCAAGATGATTCCTGCATCTGATAAGGGTAGGTTTTTTGCCTTTGGCCGTGTCTTCTCTGGTAAGATTTCAACTGGTTTGAAAGTCAGGATTATGGGACCAAATTATGTTCCTGGGGAGAAAAAAGACCTGTATACGAAAAGTGTTCAAAGAACTGTCATTTGGATGGGAAAGAAACAGGAGACTGTTGAGGATGTTCCTTGTGGTAACACAGTTGCTTTGGTTGGGCTGGATCAATTTATCACCAAGAATGCTACATTGACAAATGAGAAGGAAGTTGATGCCCACCCAATTCGTGCTATGAAGTTTTCTGTCTCACCTGTTGTCCGTGTCGCTGTTCAGTGTAAGTTTGCATCTGATCTTCCTAAGCTTGTTGAAGGTCTTAAGCGGTTGGCTAAGTCAGATCCTATGGTTGTTTGTACTATTGAGGAGTCTGGAGAACATATTGTTGCTGGTGCAGGAGAGCTTCATCTTGAGATCTGTTTGAAGGACTTGCAAGACGATTTCATGGGTGGAGCTGAGATTACTAAATCTGACCCTGTAGTGTCTTTCCGAGAGACAGTTCTGGATAGATCATGCCGCACTGTGATGAGCAAATCACCCAACAAGCACAACCGTCTGTACATGGAAGCAAGACCACTGGAGGACGGGCTTGCTGAAGCCATTGATGATGGCAAGATTGGACCGAGGGATGACCCCAAAGTTCGTTCCAAAATCTTGTCTGAAGAATATGGTTGGGACAAGGATCTTGCCAAGAAAATCTGGTGTTTCGGACCTGAGACCCTTGGACCAAACATGGTGGTTGATATGTGTAAGGGAGTCCAGTATTTGAATGAAATCAAGGATTCTGTCGTTGCCGGCTTCCAGTGGGCATCAAAAGAAGGTGCTTTGGCTGAGGAAAACATGAGAGCCATTTGCTTTGAAGTATGTGATGTTGTCCTGCATGCCGATGCCATCCACAGAGGTGGTGGTCAGATCATTCCTACAGCTAGGAGAGTCTTCTATGCTTCACAGTTGACTGCGAAACCCAGACTTCTTGAGCCTGTTTACCTGGTGGAAATCCAGGCTCCTGAGCAAGCCCTTGGTGGTATCTACAGTGTTCTTAACCAGAAACGTGGACATGTCTTTGAGGAAATGCAGAGGCCTGGTACCCCACTTTACAACATCAAAGCATACCTCCCTGTTGTCGAGTCCTTCGGATTCTCCAGCACTTTGAGGGCCGCAACATCAGGCCAGGCTTTCCCACAGTGTGTCTTTGATCACTGGGATATGATGTCCTCAGATCCATTGGAGCCTGGATCAGGAGCTGCACAGCTTGTTGCTGACATTCGTAGGAGGAAGGGCTTGAAGGAGCAGATGACTCCACTCTCCGAGTTTGAAGACAAGCTTTAA